In the Ipomoea triloba cultivar NCNSP0323 chromosome 6, ASM357664v1 genome, one interval contains:
- the LOC116022499 gene encoding 2-oxoglutarate and iron-dependent oxygenase JMJD4 isoform X1 codes for MGLRIGGRVEKVNGKELSYVEFAEKYMGRNQPVVLTGLMDDWRACRDWVTDGGKPNLQFFSTHFGTSKVQASTVAECGTREFTDQRRIEMTVAEFINCAQLSESTDGVQSFFYLKDWHFVKEYPEYVAYKTPLHFCDDWLNLYLDKYRMHNDPDTYNEGNEISCSDYRFVYIGSKGTWTPLHADVFRSYSWSANVCGRKKWYFLPPSQHHLVYDRNMKNSVYNIFADVNEVKFPGFKKAIWWECTQEQNELIFVPSGWYHQVENLEDTISINHNWFNAYNLSCVWDLLLRDYLEAQECIEDLKGCDDFEELCQRNLAANTGLNIYDFFVFMVRFALSNMVQLYNLTTEDKDCSSRSFQMGRHLVLNLKCIRSIALKMKSTAMDVKHGILTDRRKELEDELFGELCTCLGKTYGLIHEQSQVDHNIDKVLLKYLESNFHLSGCPVSDSEDLATLIDNGLMKLGGCFID; via the exons ATGGGTCTGAGAATCGGTGGTCGAGTGGAGAAAGTGAATGGAAAAGAACTAAGTTACGTTGAGTTTGCGGAGAAATACATGGGTCGAAACCAGCCCGTAGTCCTCACCGGTCTCATGGACGATTGGAGAGCCTGCAGAGACTGGGTAACCGATGGCGGAAAGCCCAATCTCCAGTTCTTCTCCACCCACTTCGGAACCTCCAAAGTCCAGGCAAGCACA GTTGCCGAATGTGGTACTAGAGAGTTCACGGATCAGAGGAGGATAGAAATGACCGTTGCTGAGTTCATAAACTGCGCTCAGCTCAGCGAATCTACTGATGGTGTTCaatcctttttttatttaaaggaTTGGCATTTTGTAAAG GAGTACCCAGAGTATGTTGCCTATAAAACTCCATTGCATTTCTGTGATGACTGGCTGAATCTGTATCTTGACAAATACCGAATGCATAATGATCCTGATACTTACAATGAGGGAAATGAAATAAGTTGCTCCGACTATCGTTTTGTATACATTGGATCAAAAG GTACATGGACTCCTCTTCATGCTGATGTTTTCAGATCATATAGTTGGTCAGCAAATGTTTGTGGAAGAAAAAAGTGGTACTTTCTACCTCCAAGTCAACATCATCTGGTATATGACAG GAACATGAAAAATTCTGTATATAACATCTTTGCAGATGTTAATGAAGTGAAGTTTCCTGGATTTAAGAAG GCTATCTGGTGGGAATGCACTCAGGAGCAAAATGAACTCATCTTTGTCCCTAGTGGATGGTATCATCAAGTTGAGAATTTG GAGGACACTATATCTATAAACCACAACTGGTTCAATGCATATAATTTATCTTGCGTG TGGGATTTGCTTCTGAGAGACTACCTCGAGGCTCAGGAATGTATTGAAGACCTGAAGGGATGTGATGATTTTGAGGAGCTTTGTCAACGTAACCTTGCTGCAAATACAG GCCTGAATATCTATGATTTCTTTGTCTTCATGGTGCGGTTTGCCCTTTCCAACATGGTGCAGCTTTACAATCTCACTACTGAAGACAAAGATTGTAGTTCAAGGTCATTTCAGATGGGAAGGCATTTGGTTTTGAACCTCAAATGTATACGAAGCATTGCTTTGAAAATGAAATCCACAGCTATGGATGTAAAACATGGCATTCTAACTGACAGAAGAAAGGAATTGGAGGATGAGTTATTTGGTGAATTGTGTACTTGTCTTGGAAAAACATACGGGTTGATACATGAGCAGTCTCAAGTGGATCATAACATAGACAAAGTGTTATTGAAATACTTAGAGTCAAATTTTCATCTTTCTGGTTGCCCTGTGTCTGATTCTGAAGATTTAGCTACCCTCATAGACAATGGTTTGATGAAATTAGGTGGGTGTTTCATTGATTAG
- the LOC116022499 gene encoding 2-oxoglutarate and iron-dependent oxygenase JMJD4 isoform X3, with protein MGLRIGGRVEKVNGKELSYVEFAEKYMGRNQPVVLTGLMDDWRACRDWVTDGGKPNLQFFSTHFGTSKVQASTVAECGTREFTDQRRIEMTVAEFINCAQLSESTDGVQSFFYLKDWHFVKEYPEYVAYKTPLHFCDDWLNLYLDKYRMHNDPDTYNEGNEISCSDYRFVYIGSKGTWTPLHADVFRSYSWSANVCGRKKWYFLPPSQHHLVYDRNMKNSVYNIFADVNEVKFPGFKKAIWWECTQEQNELIFVPSGWYHQEDTISINHNWFNAYNLSCVWDLLLRDYLEAQECIEDLKGCDDFEELCQRNLAANTGLNIYDFFVFMVRFALSNMVQLYNLTTEDKDCSSRSFQMGRHLVLNLKCIRSIALKMKSTAMDVKHGILTDRRKELEDELFGELCTCLGKTYGLIHEQSQVDHNIDKVLLKYLESNFHLSGCPVSDSEDLATLIDNGLMKLGGCFID; from the exons ATGGGTCTGAGAATCGGTGGTCGAGTGGAGAAAGTGAATGGAAAAGAACTAAGTTACGTTGAGTTTGCGGAGAAATACATGGGTCGAAACCAGCCCGTAGTCCTCACCGGTCTCATGGACGATTGGAGAGCCTGCAGAGACTGGGTAACCGATGGCGGAAAGCCCAATCTCCAGTTCTTCTCCACCCACTTCGGAACCTCCAAAGTCCAGGCAAGCACA GTTGCCGAATGTGGTACTAGAGAGTTCACGGATCAGAGGAGGATAGAAATGACCGTTGCTGAGTTCATAAACTGCGCTCAGCTCAGCGAATCTACTGATGGTGTTCaatcctttttttatttaaaggaTTGGCATTTTGTAAAG GAGTACCCAGAGTATGTTGCCTATAAAACTCCATTGCATTTCTGTGATGACTGGCTGAATCTGTATCTTGACAAATACCGAATGCATAATGATCCTGATACTTACAATGAGGGAAATGAAATAAGTTGCTCCGACTATCGTTTTGTATACATTGGATCAAAAG GTACATGGACTCCTCTTCATGCTGATGTTTTCAGATCATATAGTTGGTCAGCAAATGTTTGTGGAAGAAAAAAGTGGTACTTTCTACCTCCAAGTCAACATCATCTGGTATATGACAG GAACATGAAAAATTCTGTATATAACATCTTTGCAGATGTTAATGAAGTGAAGTTTCCTGGATTTAAGAAG GCTATCTGGTGGGAATGCACTCAGGAGCAAAATGAACTCATCTTTGTCCCTAGTGGATGGTATCATCAA GAGGACACTATATCTATAAACCACAACTGGTTCAATGCATATAATTTATCTTGCGTG TGGGATTTGCTTCTGAGAGACTACCTCGAGGCTCAGGAATGTATTGAAGACCTGAAGGGATGTGATGATTTTGAGGAGCTTTGTCAACGTAACCTTGCTGCAAATACAG GCCTGAATATCTATGATTTCTTTGTCTTCATGGTGCGGTTTGCCCTTTCCAACATGGTGCAGCTTTACAATCTCACTACTGAAGACAAAGATTGTAGTTCAAGGTCATTTCAGATGGGAAGGCATTTGGTTTTGAACCTCAAATGTATACGAAGCATTGCTTTGAAAATGAAATCCACAGCTATGGATGTAAAACATGGCATTCTAACTGACAGAAGAAAGGAATTGGAGGATGAGTTATTTGGTGAATTGTGTACTTGTCTTGGAAAAACATACGGGTTGATACATGAGCAGTCTCAAGTGGATCATAACATAGACAAAGTGTTATTGAAATACTTAGAGTCAAATTTTCATCTTTCTGGTTGCCCTGTGTCTGATTCTGAAGATTTAGCTACCCTCATAGACAATGGTTTGATGAAATTAGGTGGGTGTTTCATTGATTAG
- the LOC116022499 gene encoding 2-oxoglutarate and iron-dependent oxygenase JMJD4 isoform X2 → MGLRIGGRVEKVNGKELSYVEFAEKYMGRNQPVVLTGLMDDWRACRDWVTDGGKPNLQFFSTHFGTSKVQVAECGTREFTDQRRIEMTVAEFINCAQLSESTDGVQSFFYLKDWHFVKEYPEYVAYKTPLHFCDDWLNLYLDKYRMHNDPDTYNEGNEISCSDYRFVYIGSKGTWTPLHADVFRSYSWSANVCGRKKWYFLPPSQHHLVYDRNMKNSVYNIFADVNEVKFPGFKKAIWWECTQEQNELIFVPSGWYHQVENLEDTISINHNWFNAYNLSCVWDLLLRDYLEAQECIEDLKGCDDFEELCQRNLAANTGLNIYDFFVFMVRFALSNMVQLYNLTTEDKDCSSRSFQMGRHLVLNLKCIRSIALKMKSTAMDVKHGILTDRRKELEDELFGELCTCLGKTYGLIHEQSQVDHNIDKVLLKYLESNFHLSGCPVSDSEDLATLIDNGLMKLGGCFID, encoded by the exons ATGGGTCTGAGAATCGGTGGTCGAGTGGAGAAAGTGAATGGAAAAGAACTAAGTTACGTTGAGTTTGCGGAGAAATACATGGGTCGAAACCAGCCCGTAGTCCTCACCGGTCTCATGGACGATTGGAGAGCCTGCAGAGACTGGGTAACCGATGGCGGAAAGCCCAATCTCCAGTTCTTCTCCACCCACTTCGGAACCTCCAAAGTCCAG GTTGCCGAATGTGGTACTAGAGAGTTCACGGATCAGAGGAGGATAGAAATGACCGTTGCTGAGTTCATAAACTGCGCTCAGCTCAGCGAATCTACTGATGGTGTTCaatcctttttttatttaaaggaTTGGCATTTTGTAAAG GAGTACCCAGAGTATGTTGCCTATAAAACTCCATTGCATTTCTGTGATGACTGGCTGAATCTGTATCTTGACAAATACCGAATGCATAATGATCCTGATACTTACAATGAGGGAAATGAAATAAGTTGCTCCGACTATCGTTTTGTATACATTGGATCAAAAG GTACATGGACTCCTCTTCATGCTGATGTTTTCAGATCATATAGTTGGTCAGCAAATGTTTGTGGAAGAAAAAAGTGGTACTTTCTACCTCCAAGTCAACATCATCTGGTATATGACAG GAACATGAAAAATTCTGTATATAACATCTTTGCAGATGTTAATGAAGTGAAGTTTCCTGGATTTAAGAAG GCTATCTGGTGGGAATGCACTCAGGAGCAAAATGAACTCATCTTTGTCCCTAGTGGATGGTATCATCAAGTTGAGAATTTG GAGGACACTATATCTATAAACCACAACTGGTTCAATGCATATAATTTATCTTGCGTG TGGGATTTGCTTCTGAGAGACTACCTCGAGGCTCAGGAATGTATTGAAGACCTGAAGGGATGTGATGATTTTGAGGAGCTTTGTCAACGTAACCTTGCTGCAAATACAG GCCTGAATATCTATGATTTCTTTGTCTTCATGGTGCGGTTTGCCCTTTCCAACATGGTGCAGCTTTACAATCTCACTACTGAAGACAAAGATTGTAGTTCAAGGTCATTTCAGATGGGAAGGCATTTGGTTTTGAACCTCAAATGTATACGAAGCATTGCTTTGAAAATGAAATCCACAGCTATGGATGTAAAACATGGCATTCTAACTGACAGAAGAAAGGAATTGGAGGATGAGTTATTTGGTGAATTGTGTACTTGTCTTGGAAAAACATACGGGTTGATACATGAGCAGTCTCAAGTGGATCATAACATAGACAAAGTGTTATTGAAATACTTAGAGTCAAATTTTCATCTTTCTGGTTGCCCTGTGTCTGATTCTGAAGATTTAGCTACCCTCATAGACAATGGTTTGATGAAATTAGGTGGGTGTTTCATTGATTAG
- the LOC116022686 gene encoding uncharacterized protein LOC116022686 isoform X3, producing the protein MMSGYKKEQEQDENGRNTRELVSQEAHQTNNSFVWDVNTQLYYHSNTGFYHDPQAGWYYSSRDGLYYKFENGNYVLLEPDQGDESQSNCNAIQDEHCEYVNIHAEEELASVGELYSKAAGTISNGNSEAGVGNELPGNPPPSEWLEDTLIDLYLSNYPNHSMHVESNDLDGSNVSATGAGNDDIYELEEGEWIPDDHLVSSCSNANLLDEGTSLEEEHWQAQFGQVTRPDEDSLSNIQAINLWDWSLVKGSRKEKKHKVTRLVGRLVKSSAKLHPSMPSSGSLLRTAPVCEAHLDLVQVKSGKVYRLRNPSSQYLASVSTYDSSNPTKDWGFPQMLMYGLVRADTSGQGYESRGLVSQKDFSLPCDHNSAFEKTRGHVYRDRAAERRALHNGIGVGPGQKNTFDSPDSGPSTSTSAGGAEAMAESLNTSFGAGSYARRILESMGWKEGEALGSSNKGLIEPLQATRRTGNAGLGWNQSRGKYSL; encoded by the exons ATGATGAGCGGATACAAGAAAGAGCAAGAGCAGGACGAGAATGGCAGAAATACTCGAGAATTGGTGTCGCAAGAGGCACACCAAACCAATAACAGCTTTGTGTGGGATGTAAATACTCAGCTCTACTATCACTCCAA CACTGGGTTTTACCATGATCCTCAAGCGGGATGGTATTACAGTAGTAGAGATGGCctttattacaaatttgaaaaCGGGAACTATGTTTTGCTAGAGCCTGATCAG GGTGATGAGTCCCAGAGTAATTGTAATGCCATCCAAGATGAGCATTGTGAATATGTCAATATTCATGCGGAAGAGGAGCTTGCTTCAGTAGGTGAATTATATTCTAAAGCAGCAGGAACTATTTCTAATGGAAATTCTGAGG CCGGAGTTGGGAATGAGCTGCCAGGAAATCCACCACCCTCAGAATG GCTTGAAGATACTCTGATTGATCTTTATCTATCAAATTATCCCAATCATTCAATGCATGTGGAAAGTAATGACTTAGATGGCTCAAATGTATCAGCAACTG GTGCAGGGAATGATGATATATATGAACTTGAggaaggtgaatggatcccagATGACCATCTAGTTTCATCTTGTTCAAATGCAAATTTGTTGGATGAAG GTACTTCTTTAGAGGAAGAACACTGGCAAGCTCAGTTTGGTCAAGTTACTCGACCAGATGAAGATTCATTATCTAATATTCAAGCGATCAATTTGTGGGATTGGTCACTGGTAAAAGGGAGCAGGAAAGAGAAAAAACATAAGGTGACCAGACTTGTTGGACGATTAGTAAAAAGCTCTGCTAAGCTGCATCCGTCAATGCCTTCCAGTGGCAGTCTTCTGAGAACTGCTCCAGTATGTGAAGCTCATCTTGATCTGGTACAAGTTAAATCAG GCAAGGTGTATAGGCTGCGGAATCCCAGCTCACAATACCTGGCTTCTGTATCTACTTATGATTCCTCAAACCCAACAAAAGACTGGGGCTTTCCTCAAATGTTAATGTACGGACTAGTCAGGGCAGATACATCTGGTCAGGGATATGAATCCAGAGGGCTTGTTAGTCAGAAGGATTTCTCTTTGCCATGTGACCATAATAGTGCATTTGAAAAG ACCAGAGGCCATGTATATAGAGATAGAGCTGCAGAAAGGCGAGCATTGCATAATGGGATTGGTGTTGGTCCAGGACAAAAGAACACATTTGATTCTCCTGATTCTGGTCCATCCACTTCCACATCAGCTGGTGGAGCGGAAGCAATGGCTGAATCCTTGAACACATCATTTGGAGCAGGCAGTTATGCCAGAAGAATTCTAGAAAGCATGGGCTGGAAAGAG GGAGAGGCACTTGGTAGCAGCAACAAGGGATTGATTGAACCATTACAAGCAACTAGACGTACAGGAAACGCTGGGTTGGGATGGAATCAGAGCAGAGGAAAATATTCTTTATAA
- the LOC116022686 gene encoding uncharacterized protein LOC116022686 isoform X2, whose amino-acid sequence MMSGYKKEQEQDENGRNTRELVSQEAHQTNNSFVWDVNTQLYYHSNTGFYHDPQAGWYYSSRDGLYYKFENGNYVLLEPDQGDESQSNCNAIQDEHCEYVNIHAEEELASVGELYSKAAGTISNGNSEAYHTAGVGNELPGNPPPSEWLEDTLIDLYLSNYPNHSMHVESNDLDGSNVSATGNDDIYELEEGEWIPDDHLVSSCSNANLLDEGTSLEEEHWQAQFGQVTRPDEDSLSNIQAINLWDWSLVKGSRKEKKHKVTRLVGRLVKSSAKLHPSMPSSGSLLRTAPVCEAHLDLVQVKSGKVYRLRNPSSQYLASVSTYDSSNPTKDWGFPQMLMYGLVRADTSGQGYESRGLVSQKDFSLPCDHNSAFEKTRGHVYRDRAAERRALHNGIGVGPGQKNTFDSPDSGPSTSTSAGGAEAMAESLNTSFGAGSYARRILESMGWKEGEALGSSNKGLIEPLQATRRTGNAGLGWNQSRGKYSL is encoded by the exons ATGATGAGCGGATACAAGAAAGAGCAAGAGCAGGACGAGAATGGCAGAAATACTCGAGAATTGGTGTCGCAAGAGGCACACCAAACCAATAACAGCTTTGTGTGGGATGTAAATACTCAGCTCTACTATCACTCCAA CACTGGGTTTTACCATGATCCTCAAGCGGGATGGTATTACAGTAGTAGAGATGGCctttattacaaatttgaaaaCGGGAACTATGTTTTGCTAGAGCCTGATCAG GGTGATGAGTCCCAGAGTAATTGTAATGCCATCCAAGATGAGCATTGTGAATATGTCAATATTCATGCGGAAGAGGAGCTTGCTTCAGTAGGTGAATTATATTCTAAAGCAGCAGGAACTATTTCTAATGGAAATTCTGAGG CATACCATACAGCCGGAGTTGGGAATGAGCTGCCAGGAAATCCACCACCCTCAGAATG GCTTGAAGATACTCTGATTGATCTTTATCTATCAAATTATCCCAATCATTCAATGCATGTGGAAAGTAATGACTTAGATGGCTCAAATGTATCAGCAACTG GGAATGATGATATATATGAACTTGAggaaggtgaatggatcccagATGACCATCTAGTTTCATCTTGTTCAAATGCAAATTTGTTGGATGAAG GTACTTCTTTAGAGGAAGAACACTGGCAAGCTCAGTTTGGTCAAGTTACTCGACCAGATGAAGATTCATTATCTAATATTCAAGCGATCAATTTGTGGGATTGGTCACTGGTAAAAGGGAGCAGGAAAGAGAAAAAACATAAGGTGACCAGACTTGTTGGACGATTAGTAAAAAGCTCTGCTAAGCTGCATCCGTCAATGCCTTCCAGTGGCAGTCTTCTGAGAACTGCTCCAGTATGTGAAGCTCATCTTGATCTGGTACAAGTTAAATCAG GCAAGGTGTATAGGCTGCGGAATCCCAGCTCACAATACCTGGCTTCTGTATCTACTTATGATTCCTCAAACCCAACAAAAGACTGGGGCTTTCCTCAAATGTTAATGTACGGACTAGTCAGGGCAGATACATCTGGTCAGGGATATGAATCCAGAGGGCTTGTTAGTCAGAAGGATTTCTCTTTGCCATGTGACCATAATAGTGCATTTGAAAAG ACCAGAGGCCATGTATATAGAGATAGAGCTGCAGAAAGGCGAGCATTGCATAATGGGATTGGTGTTGGTCCAGGACAAAAGAACACATTTGATTCTCCTGATTCTGGTCCATCCACTTCCACATCAGCTGGTGGAGCGGAAGCAATGGCTGAATCCTTGAACACATCATTTGGAGCAGGCAGTTATGCCAGAAGAATTCTAGAAAGCATGGGCTGGAAAGAG GGAGAGGCACTTGGTAGCAGCAACAAGGGATTGATTGAACCATTACAAGCAACTAGACGTACAGGAAACGCTGGGTTGGGATGGAATCAGAGCAGAGGAAAATATTCTTTATAA
- the LOC116022686 gene encoding uncharacterized protein LOC116022686 isoform X1 has translation MMSGYKKEQEQDENGRNTRELVSQEAHQTNNSFVWDVNTQLYYHSNTGFYHDPQAGWYYSSRDGLYYKFENGNYVLLEPDQGDESQSNCNAIQDEHCEYVNIHAEEELASVGELYSKAAGTISNGNSEAYHTAGVGNELPGNPPPSEWLEDTLIDLYLSNYPNHSMHVESNDLDGSNVSATGAGNDDIYELEEGEWIPDDHLVSSCSNANLLDEGTSLEEEHWQAQFGQVTRPDEDSLSNIQAINLWDWSLVKGSRKEKKHKVTRLVGRLVKSSAKLHPSMPSSGSLLRTAPVCEAHLDLVQVKSGKVYRLRNPSSQYLASVSTYDSSNPTKDWGFPQMLMYGLVRADTSGQGYESRGLVSQKDFSLPCDHNSAFEKTRGHVYRDRAAERRALHNGIGVGPGQKNTFDSPDSGPSTSTSAGGAEAMAESLNTSFGAGSYARRILESMGWKEGEALGSSNKGLIEPLQATRRTGNAGLGWNQSRGKYSL, from the exons ATGATGAGCGGATACAAGAAAGAGCAAGAGCAGGACGAGAATGGCAGAAATACTCGAGAATTGGTGTCGCAAGAGGCACACCAAACCAATAACAGCTTTGTGTGGGATGTAAATACTCAGCTCTACTATCACTCCAA CACTGGGTTTTACCATGATCCTCAAGCGGGATGGTATTACAGTAGTAGAGATGGCctttattacaaatttgaaaaCGGGAACTATGTTTTGCTAGAGCCTGATCAG GGTGATGAGTCCCAGAGTAATTGTAATGCCATCCAAGATGAGCATTGTGAATATGTCAATATTCATGCGGAAGAGGAGCTTGCTTCAGTAGGTGAATTATATTCTAAAGCAGCAGGAACTATTTCTAATGGAAATTCTGAGG CATACCATACAGCCGGAGTTGGGAATGAGCTGCCAGGAAATCCACCACCCTCAGAATG GCTTGAAGATACTCTGATTGATCTTTATCTATCAAATTATCCCAATCATTCAATGCATGTGGAAAGTAATGACTTAGATGGCTCAAATGTATCAGCAACTG GTGCAGGGAATGATGATATATATGAACTTGAggaaggtgaatggatcccagATGACCATCTAGTTTCATCTTGTTCAAATGCAAATTTGTTGGATGAAG GTACTTCTTTAGAGGAAGAACACTGGCAAGCTCAGTTTGGTCAAGTTACTCGACCAGATGAAGATTCATTATCTAATATTCAAGCGATCAATTTGTGGGATTGGTCACTGGTAAAAGGGAGCAGGAAAGAGAAAAAACATAAGGTGACCAGACTTGTTGGACGATTAGTAAAAAGCTCTGCTAAGCTGCATCCGTCAATGCCTTCCAGTGGCAGTCTTCTGAGAACTGCTCCAGTATGTGAAGCTCATCTTGATCTGGTACAAGTTAAATCAG GCAAGGTGTATAGGCTGCGGAATCCCAGCTCACAATACCTGGCTTCTGTATCTACTTATGATTCCTCAAACCCAACAAAAGACTGGGGCTTTCCTCAAATGTTAATGTACGGACTAGTCAGGGCAGATACATCTGGTCAGGGATATGAATCCAGAGGGCTTGTTAGTCAGAAGGATTTCTCTTTGCCATGTGACCATAATAGTGCATTTGAAAAG ACCAGAGGCCATGTATATAGAGATAGAGCTGCAGAAAGGCGAGCATTGCATAATGGGATTGGTGTTGGTCCAGGACAAAAGAACACATTTGATTCTCCTGATTCTGGTCCATCCACTTCCACATCAGCTGGTGGAGCGGAAGCAATGGCTGAATCCTTGAACACATCATTTGGAGCAGGCAGTTATGCCAGAAGAATTCTAGAAAGCATGGGCTGGAAAGAG GGAGAGGCACTTGGTAGCAGCAACAAGGGATTGATTGAACCATTACAAGCAACTAGACGTACAGGAAACGCTGGGTTGGGATGGAATCAGAGCAGAGGAAAATATTCTTTATAA
- the LOC116022686 gene encoding uncharacterized protein LOC116022686 isoform X4: MAEILENWCRKRHTKPITALCGITGFYHDPQAGWYYSSRDGLYYKFENGNYVLLEPDQGDESQSNCNAIQDEHCEYVNIHAEEELASVGELYSKAAGTISNGNSEAYHTAGVGNELPGNPPPSEWLEDTLIDLYLSNYPNHSMHVESNDLDGSNVSATGAGNDDIYELEEGEWIPDDHLVSSCSNANLLDEGTSLEEEHWQAQFGQVTRPDEDSLSNIQAINLWDWSLVKGSRKEKKHKVTRLVGRLVKSSAKLHPSMPSSGSLLRTAPVCEAHLDLVQVKSGKVYRLRNPSSQYLASVSTYDSSNPTKDWGFPQMLMYGLVRADTSGQGYESRGLVSQKDFSLPCDHNSAFEKTRGHVYRDRAAERRALHNGIGVGPGQKNTFDSPDSGPSTSTSAGGAEAMAESLNTSFGAGSYARRILESMGWKEGEALGSSNKGLIEPLQATRRTGNAGLGWNQSRGKYSL; this comes from the exons ATGGCAGAAATACTCGAGAATTGGTGTCGCAAGAGGCACACCAAACCAATAACAGCTTTGTGTGGGAT CACTGGGTTTTACCATGATCCTCAAGCGGGATGGTATTACAGTAGTAGAGATGGCctttattacaaatttgaaaaCGGGAACTATGTTTTGCTAGAGCCTGATCAG GGTGATGAGTCCCAGAGTAATTGTAATGCCATCCAAGATGAGCATTGTGAATATGTCAATATTCATGCGGAAGAGGAGCTTGCTTCAGTAGGTGAATTATATTCTAAAGCAGCAGGAACTATTTCTAATGGAAATTCTGAGG CATACCATACAGCCGGAGTTGGGAATGAGCTGCCAGGAAATCCACCACCCTCAGAATG GCTTGAAGATACTCTGATTGATCTTTATCTATCAAATTATCCCAATCATTCAATGCATGTGGAAAGTAATGACTTAGATGGCTCAAATGTATCAGCAACTG GTGCAGGGAATGATGATATATATGAACTTGAggaaggtgaatggatcccagATGACCATCTAGTTTCATCTTGTTCAAATGCAAATTTGTTGGATGAAG GTACTTCTTTAGAGGAAGAACACTGGCAAGCTCAGTTTGGTCAAGTTACTCGACCAGATGAAGATTCATTATCTAATATTCAAGCGATCAATTTGTGGGATTGGTCACTGGTAAAAGGGAGCAGGAAAGAGAAAAAACATAAGGTGACCAGACTTGTTGGACGATTAGTAAAAAGCTCTGCTAAGCTGCATCCGTCAATGCCTTCCAGTGGCAGTCTTCTGAGAACTGCTCCAGTATGTGAAGCTCATCTTGATCTGGTACAAGTTAAATCAG GCAAGGTGTATAGGCTGCGGAATCCCAGCTCACAATACCTGGCTTCTGTATCTACTTATGATTCCTCAAACCCAACAAAAGACTGGGGCTTTCCTCAAATGTTAATGTACGGACTAGTCAGGGCAGATACATCTGGTCAGGGATATGAATCCAGAGGGCTTGTTAGTCAGAAGGATTTCTCTTTGCCATGTGACCATAATAGTGCATTTGAAAAG ACCAGAGGCCATGTATATAGAGATAGAGCTGCAGAAAGGCGAGCATTGCATAATGGGATTGGTGTTGGTCCAGGACAAAAGAACACATTTGATTCTCCTGATTCTGGTCCATCCACTTCCACATCAGCTGGTGGAGCGGAAGCAATGGCTGAATCCTTGAACACATCATTTGGAGCAGGCAGTTATGCCAGAAGAATTCTAGAAAGCATGGGCTGGAAAGAG GGAGAGGCACTTGGTAGCAGCAACAAGGGATTGATTGAACCATTACAAGCAACTAGACGTACAGGAAACGCTGGGTTGGGATGGAATCAGAGCAGAGGAAAATATTCTTTATAA